One genomic segment of Occultella kanbiaonis includes these proteins:
- a CDS encoding SulP family inorganic anion transporter, producing MTSASGTATATGRPAWLLPTLVGYRRRWLGKDVTAGLSAGAVVVPQAMAYATVANLPVEIGLYTCIVPMVVYALLGGSRAMSVSTTSTIATLTATTLVSAGVAAGSDDAGDVLGSLAALTLLVGVVLMAARLLRLGSLVENISNATVLGLKIGVGATVAVGQLPKLLGETVNVSGEGFFRGLGAVVQAWDSISGVTVALSIGSILAIVLLKAFAPRVPGALLVVVAGILIVALTSAREAGLELIDPVPSGLPVPRLPDLTHLGALAPGALAIAVMVFMETAAVAKGIRKPTEPMIDSDAELLAASAANLAGGLFGAMPAAGGFSQSAVNEGAGARSQLSALVTVALAVAVALFLGPVLSLLPQATLAAVVFVAVAGLIQIPTLVQWARISPRDFWIASAVAAVGLTAGLLAAVGLGVVLTLVLVLRELNIPRLDGVVRRGGALAVHLGRGLYTANALENERAIVALATTQEEPIDTLVLDVERLDVVTMTVLGALEELDRDLAGHGVELHLARLPDSAVEVAGKVTWYQGMAAAGRVHDSVEDALAAATGREPT from the coding sequence ACCGGCCTGGCTGCTGCCGACCCTCGTCGGATATCGACGGCGGTGGCTCGGCAAGGACGTCACCGCGGGTCTGTCCGCGGGGGCGGTCGTGGTGCCGCAGGCCATGGCCTACGCCACCGTCGCGAACCTGCCGGTCGAGATCGGGCTGTACACGTGCATCGTCCCGATGGTCGTGTACGCCCTGCTCGGCGGCAGCCGGGCCATGAGCGTGTCGACGACGTCGACGATCGCCACCCTGACCGCGACCACGCTGGTCTCCGCGGGCGTCGCCGCCGGCTCCGACGACGCGGGGGACGTCCTCGGCTCGCTCGCGGCCCTGACGCTGCTGGTCGGCGTCGTGCTGATGGCCGCACGGCTGCTCCGGCTCGGCTCGCTCGTCGAGAACATCAGCAACGCCACGGTGCTCGGCCTGAAGATCGGGGTCGGCGCCACGGTCGCCGTCGGGCAGCTGCCGAAGCTCCTCGGCGAGACCGTGAACGTCAGCGGCGAGGGATTCTTCCGCGGGCTGGGCGCGGTCGTGCAGGCGTGGGACAGCATCAGCGGCGTGACCGTGGCGCTGTCCATCGGATCGATCCTCGCCATCGTGCTGCTCAAGGCGTTCGCGCCACGGGTCCCGGGGGCGCTGCTCGTCGTCGTGGCCGGGATCCTGATCGTCGCCCTCACGTCGGCACGCGAGGCGGGCCTTGAACTGATCGACCCGGTGCCCTCCGGGCTGCCGGTACCGCGACTGCCGGACCTCACCCACCTCGGCGCGCTCGCGCCGGGCGCACTCGCGATCGCGGTCATGGTGTTCATGGAGACCGCAGCCGTGGCGAAGGGCATCCGCAAGCCGACCGAGCCGATGATCGACAGCGACGCCGAGCTCCTCGCCGCGAGCGCCGCGAACCTCGCCGGTGGCCTGTTCGGTGCGATGCCAGCCGCCGGCGGGTTCTCCCAGAGCGCCGTGAACGAGGGCGCGGGGGCTCGCTCGCAGCTCTCCGCCCTGGTGACCGTCGCGCTCGCCGTGGCCGTCGCACTGTTCCTCGGCCCGGTGCTGAGCCTGCTCCCGCAGGCGACGCTCGCGGCCGTGGTGTTCGTCGCCGTCGCGGGCCTGATCCAGATCCCCACCTTGGTGCAGTGGGCCCGGATCAGCCCGCGGGACTTCTGGATCGCGAGCGCGGTGGCCGCCGTGGGTCTCACGGCAGGCCTGCTGGCTGCGGTCGGCCTGGGCGTGGTGCTGACCCTCGTCCTCGTGCTGCGCGAGCTGAACATCCCGAGGCTCGACGGCGTGGTTCGCCGGGGCGGCGCCCTCGCGGTCCACCTCGGGCGTGGGCTCTACACCGCGAACGCGCTCGAGAACGAGCGCGCCATCGTTGCCCTTGCCACGACGCAGGAGGAGCCCATCGACACCCTGGTCCTGGACGTCGAGCGCCTCGACGTGGTCACGATGACCGTGCTGGGCGCCCTCGAGGAACTCGACCGGGACCTGGCCGGCCACGGCGTCGAGCTGCACCTGGCCAGGCTGCCGGACTCCGCCGTCGAGGTCGCCGGGAAGGTGACCTGGTACCAAGGGATGGCGGCGGCCGGTCGCGTCCATGACAGCGTCGAGGACGCACTGGCCGCCGCAACGGGCCGAGAACCCACCTGA
- a CDS encoding arylsulfatase — MADKPNILIIWGDDIGLTNLSTYSDGVMGYRTPNIDRVASEGVKFTDYYGEQSCTAGRAAFITGQNPYRTGLTKVGMPGADVGLRAEDPTIATALKAQGYATGQFGKNHLGDRDEFLPTMHGFDEFFGNLYHLNAEEEPEHPDYPSPEEFPNFHDRFGPRGVIHSWANGDGTQRIEDTGPLTKKRMETCDEEFRDAAADFIRAKADDETPFFVWFNATHMHFRTHVREQDKGRAGRWQSEYHDAMLYHDDVVGSLLDLIDELGLAEDTIVMYSTDNGPHMNSWPDGAMTPFRNEKNSNWEGAYRVPAMVRWPGHIPAGTTLNGIVSHNDWFVTLLAAAGDTDIADRLAAGTELNGVEYRVQLDGHNQLDYITGATDESPRNHFFYVSDEGDLTALRFDNWKIVFLEQRTEGTLAVWLDPWVELRAPKIFNLRTDPFERADRTSNTYYDWMMSRIFLLVPAQAYVASMLQTFVEFPPRQEPASFTINKVMEKLRSSAGNS, encoded by the coding sequence GTGGCAGACAAGCCGAACATCCTGATCATCTGGGGCGACGACATCGGCCTCACCAACCTCAGTACGTACTCCGACGGCGTGATGGGCTACCGAACACCCAACATCGACCGCGTCGCCAGCGAGGGGGTGAAGTTCACCGACTACTACGGCGAGCAGAGCTGCACCGCGGGCCGGGCCGCCTTCATCACCGGGCAGAACCCGTACCGCACCGGGCTGACCAAGGTCGGCATGCCGGGGGCCGATGTCGGCCTGCGCGCAGAGGATCCGACGATCGCCACGGCGCTCAAGGCGCAGGGCTACGCGACCGGTCAGTTCGGGAAGAACCACCTGGGCGACCGGGACGAGTTCCTGCCCACGATGCACGGCTTCGACGAGTTCTTCGGCAACCTCTACCACCTCAACGCCGAGGAGGAGCCCGAGCACCCCGACTACCCCTCACCCGAGGAGTTCCCCAACTTCCACGACCGGTTCGGCCCGCGTGGGGTCATCCACTCCTGGGCGAACGGGGACGGCACCCAGCGGATCGAGGACACCGGCCCGCTCACGAAGAAGCGCATGGAGACCTGCGACGAGGAGTTCCGTGACGCCGCCGCGGACTTCATCCGCGCCAAGGCCGACGACGAGACACCGTTCTTCGTCTGGTTCAACGCGACCCACATGCACTTCCGGACGCACGTGCGCGAGCAGGACAAGGGCCGGGCCGGCCGCTGGCAGTCGGAATACCACGACGCGATGCTCTACCACGACGACGTCGTCGGCAGCCTGCTCGACCTGATCGACGAGCTCGGCCTCGCCGAGGACACGATCGTCATGTACTCCACGGACAACGGTCCGCACATGAACAGTTGGCCCGACGGCGCGATGACCCCGTTCCGGAACGAGAAGAACTCGAACTGGGAGGGCGCCTACCGGGTGCCCGCGATGGTGCGCTGGCCCGGGCACATCCCGGCCGGGACGACGCTGAACGGCATCGTCAGCCACAACGACTGGTTCGTCACGCTGCTCGCCGCCGCCGGTGACACCGACATCGCCGACCGGCTGGCGGCGGGGACCGAACTGAACGGCGTCGAGTACCGGGTGCAGCTCGACGGCCACAACCAGCTCGACTACATCACGGGCGCCACGGACGAGAGTCCACGCAACCACTTCTTCTACGTCTCGGACGAGGGCGACCTCACCGCGCTGCGCTTCGACAACTGGAAGATCGTGTTCCTCGAGCAGCGCACCGAGGGCACGCTCGCCGTGTGGCTGGACCCGTGGGTCGAGCTGCGGGCGCCGAAGATCTTCAACCTGAGGACCGACCCGTTCGAACGGGCCGACCGCACGTCCAACACCTACTACGACTGGATGATGTCGCGCATCTTCCTGCTCGTGCCGGCCCAGGCGTACGTGGCCTCGATGCTGCAGACGTTCGTGGAGTTCCCGCCGCGCCAGGAACCGGCCTCGTTCACCATCAATAAGGTGATGGAGAAGCTCAGGAGCTCGGCCGGGAACTCCTGA